The following proteins are co-located in the Pseudarthrobacter siccitolerans genome:
- a CDS encoding alpha/beta fold hydrolase, translating to MALITVGTENSTDIELYYEDHGSGQPVVLIHGYPLDGASWEKQTTALLDAGYRVITYDRRGFGKSSKTTEGYDYDTFAADLNTLLTTLDLSDAVLVGFSMGTGEVARYLGNYGSARVAKAAFLGSLEPFLLKTEDNPDGVPQDVFDGLKEAVTADRYAFFTEFFKNFYNSDTFLGTPRLSQEAINASWNTASSAGATASVAAQATWITDFRGDIPKIDVPALILHGTADNILPIDSTGRQFTKALPGAEYVEIEGAPHGLLLTHAAEVNEALLRFLAK from the coding sequence ATGGCTTTGATCACCGTTGGAACCGAAAACAGCACTGACATCGAGCTCTACTACGAGGACCACGGCTCGGGCCAGCCCGTAGTGCTGATCCACGGCTACCCCCTGGACGGCGCTTCCTGGGAGAAACAGACCACCGCCCTTCTGGATGCCGGCTACCGCGTGATCACCTATGACCGCCGCGGCTTCGGGAAATCGAGCAAGACCACCGAAGGATATGACTACGACACCTTCGCCGCGGACCTCAACACCCTCCTGACTACCCTGGACCTGAGTGACGCCGTGCTGGTGGGTTTCTCCATGGGCACCGGTGAAGTGGCCCGGTACCTGGGCAACTACGGATCCGCCCGGGTTGCAAAGGCAGCATTCCTGGGCTCCCTGGAACCGTTCCTGCTGAAGACCGAGGACAACCCGGATGGTGTTCCGCAGGACGTCTTCGACGGACTGAAAGAGGCTGTCACTGCAGACCGGTACGCCTTCTTCACCGAGTTCTTCAAGAACTTCTACAACAGCGACACGTTCCTCGGTACGCCCCGCCTCAGCCAGGAGGCCATCAACGCCAGCTGGAACACAGCCTCCAGCGCCGGCGCCACAGCATCCGTTGCGGCACAGGCAACCTGGATCACTGACTTCCGCGGGGACATCCCGAAGATCGACGTCCCTGCACTGATCCTCCATGGCACCGCCGACAACATCCTTCCCATCGATTCCACGGGACGGCAGTTCACCAAGGCGCTGCCCGGCGCCGAATACGTGGAGATCGAGGGCGCGCCGCACGGCCTGCTGCTGACCCACGCCGCTGAGGTCAACGAAGCGCTGCTGCGTTTCCTCGCCAAGTAG
- a CDS encoding fatty acid desaturase family protein, which produces MSVITPSKATPAESSSTGSSRTRPGKLAESGSPTVRPPAAAHLTDEQVAELGRELDAIRDEVLAKRGAEDAAYIRRMIKIQRGLEISGRAALLVSKNKAAWVTGTTLLSLAKILENMELGHNILHGQWDWMRDPDIHSTTWEWDFVTPARSWQHTHNDLHHRWTNVVGKDNDVGYNLLRMDEQQPWKPINLANPLFNAILAPVFEWGIAIYDLELTEYKEGTKSKEALLKDLKALGKKVVTQFTKDYAATPAVAMLTGSGKQALYGTLTANAVRNVWAHAVIFCGHFPEGTDTFTEEMVEGETRGDWYVRQMIGSANISGSKFMHLMTGNLSHQIEHHLFPDLPSSRYAEVAPKVREICQRYGLKYTTGPLLKQVGSSWAKVFKLALPGKAAKA; this is translated from the coding sequence ATGTCTGTAATAACACCCAGCAAGGCCACCCCTGCCGAAAGCAGTTCCACTGGAAGCTCAAGGACGCGCCCCGGGAAGCTTGCGGAATCCGGCAGTCCCACTGTGCGTCCCCCGGCGGCCGCCCACCTCACTGACGAGCAGGTGGCCGAGCTCGGACGCGAACTCGACGCGATCCGTGACGAGGTCCTGGCCAAGCGCGGCGCGGAAGACGCCGCCTACATCCGCCGGATGATCAAGATCCAGCGCGGCCTTGAGATCTCCGGACGTGCGGCACTCCTGGTCAGCAAGAACAAGGCTGCCTGGGTTACGGGCACCACCCTGCTGAGCCTGGCCAAGATCCTCGAAAACATGGAACTGGGCCACAACATCCTGCACGGCCAGTGGGACTGGATGCGGGATCCTGACATCCACTCCACCACTTGGGAGTGGGACTTCGTAACCCCGGCGCGCTCCTGGCAGCACACGCACAACGACCTGCACCACCGCTGGACCAACGTGGTGGGCAAGGACAACGACGTCGGATACAACCTCCTGCGCATGGACGAACAACAGCCTTGGAAGCCGATCAACCTGGCCAACCCGTTGTTCAACGCCATCCTGGCACCGGTCTTCGAGTGGGGCATCGCCATCTACGACCTTGAGCTCACGGAGTACAAGGAAGGCACCAAGTCCAAGGAAGCCCTGCTCAAGGACCTCAAGGCCCTGGGCAAGAAGGTTGTCACGCAGTTCACGAAGGACTACGCCGCCACCCCGGCCGTTGCCATGCTCACGGGTTCCGGCAAGCAGGCGCTCTACGGCACCCTCACCGCCAACGCAGTCCGCAACGTCTGGGCCCACGCCGTCATCTTCTGCGGCCACTTCCCGGAAGGCACCGACACCTTCACCGAGGAAATGGTTGAGGGGGAGACCCGCGGCGACTGGTACGTCCGCCAGATGATTGGTTCGGCCAACATCTCCGGCTCGAAGTTCATGCACCTGATGACCGGAAACCTCTCCCACCAAATCGAGCACCACCTGTTCCCGGACCTGCCCTCCAGCAGATACGCAGAGGTGGCGCCCAAGGTCCGCGAGATCTGCCAGCGCTACGGCCTGAAGTACACCACCGGGCCGCTGCTCAAGCAGGTGGGCTCCTCCTGGGCGAAGGTCTTCAAGCTGGCCCTCCCGGGCAAGGCCGCCAAGGCCTGA
- a CDS encoding ferredoxin reductase, producing MIRLRQLAQAASVLTTPLAPEDILALFNPVYSARQLRGVVTRVVQETAQSATIFFRPGRGWHSHLAGQWARIGVELDGVRHWRSYSLSAPAGKDPAITVTDVGAVSGTLVRTTKPGDVLFLAPPQGDFVLPEHPRPLLMVTAGSGITPVMSMIRTLVPRRPDADVVLVHSARTPGDSLFREELAELADQFPNFRLAHWFTGEQGRMDLTNTDQLDEICPDWKERAAYACGPDSFLDDAEALWKRAALTTAGSGTDVAVAGAPGNLMIERFNTTFEGGVGHDGGLVTFEASDREVEADGDTPILDVGEDAGVLMPSGCRMGICHSCLTPLLSGQVRDLRTGEVHGEPGQLIQTCVSAAAGPVNLEI from the coding sequence ATGATCCGGCTACGTCAGCTGGCCCAGGCGGCCTCTGTGCTTACTACTCCTTTGGCGCCCGAGGACATCCTGGCGCTGTTCAACCCGGTGTACTCTGCGCGGCAACTTCGCGGCGTCGTCACCCGGGTGGTCCAGGAGACGGCGCAGTCCGCCACTATCTTCTTCCGGCCCGGCCGCGGCTGGCACTCCCACCTTGCCGGCCAGTGGGCGCGCATCGGCGTCGAACTCGACGGCGTCCGCCACTGGCGGTCCTACTCGCTCAGCGCCCCCGCCGGCAAGGATCCGGCCATCACGGTCACCGACGTCGGTGCCGTCTCCGGCACGCTGGTCCGCACCACCAAGCCAGGTGACGTCCTGTTCCTGGCCCCGCCGCAGGGCGACTTTGTGCTCCCGGAGCACCCCCGCCCCCTGCTGATGGTCACGGCGGGCAGCGGGATTACTCCGGTCATGTCCATGATCCGCACCCTTGTTCCTCGGCGTCCGGATGCCGACGTCGTCCTGGTCCACTCCGCCCGCACCCCCGGCGACAGCCTCTTCCGCGAGGAACTGGCCGAACTCGCGGACCAGTTCCCCAACTTCCGCCTTGCCCACTGGTTTACCGGCGAGCAGGGCCGGATGGATTTGACCAACACGGACCAGCTGGACGAAATCTGCCCGGACTGGAAGGAACGCGCGGCCTACGCTTGCGGCCCCGACAGCTTCCTCGACGACGCCGAGGCGCTGTGGAAGCGCGCCGCGCTCACAACAGCGGGGTCCGGCACGGATGTTGCGGTGGCCGGCGCCCCCGGAAACCTCATGATCGAACGCTTCAACACCACCTTCGAAGGCGGCGTCGGGCACGACGGCGGACTGGTCACCTTTGAAGCGTCCGACCGGGAGGTGGAAGCCGACGGCGACACACCTATCCTGGACGTGGGCGAGGACGCCGGCGTGCTGATGCCCAGCGGCTGCCGGATGGGCATCTGCCACAGCTGCCTCACGCCCCTGCTGTCCGGGCAGGTCCGCGACCTCCGAACCGGGGAAGTCCACGGCGAACCCGGCCAACTGATCCAAACGTGTGTCTCGGCAGCCGCCGGACCCGTCAACCTCGAAATCTGA
- a CDS encoding LLM class flavin-dependent oxidoreductase gives MQRIGFLSFGHWGPGQGSQTRTAAEALHQAIDLAVAAEELGVDGAFFRVHHFARQQASPFPLLSAIAARTSRIEIGAGVIDMRYENPLYMAEEAAAADLISGGRLQLGISRGSPEPARQGAAAFGYRPEPGESDADMARRHTALFRKAITGAGVAEADPRYAGGATGLLPVQPQSPGLAERIWWGAGSRKTAVWAAEMGMNLMSSTLLTEDTGVPFHELQAEQIQLFRDAWAAAGHHHAPRVSVSRSILPIVDAEDSRYFAGSALRDGRDQVGIIDGLTARFGKSYVGAPDALAEELAADTAVQAADTLLLTVPNQLGVGFNTKLLGTVARYVAPALGWKAART, from the coding sequence ATGCAGCGCATCGGATTCCTTTCATTCGGCCACTGGGGCCCAGGCCAGGGCTCACAAACGCGGACGGCCGCGGAAGCCCTGCACCAAGCCATTGACCTTGCTGTCGCCGCCGAAGAGTTGGGGGTGGACGGAGCGTTCTTCCGGGTCCACCACTTCGCCCGGCAGCAAGCCTCGCCGTTCCCGCTCCTGTCTGCCATTGCCGCCCGGACCAGCCGGATCGAAATCGGCGCCGGCGTGATCGACATGCGGTACGAAAATCCCCTGTACATGGCGGAGGAAGCGGCAGCAGCAGACCTCATCAGCGGCGGCAGGCTTCAACTCGGCATCAGCCGCGGCTCACCCGAACCGGCGCGGCAAGGTGCGGCGGCCTTCGGCTACCGCCCCGAGCCGGGGGAGTCCGACGCCGACATGGCCCGCCGGCACACGGCACTCTTCCGGAAAGCAATCACCGGTGCCGGAGTGGCCGAAGCGGACCCCCGCTACGCCGGCGGAGCCACCGGGTTGCTTCCCGTCCAGCCGCAGTCGCCGGGACTGGCCGAACGCATCTGGTGGGGAGCCGGCAGCCGGAAGACGGCCGTCTGGGCAGCCGAAATGGGGATGAACCTGATGAGCTCCACTCTCCTGACCGAGGACACTGGCGTTCCCTTCCACGAACTCCAGGCAGAGCAGATCCAGCTCTTCAGGGATGCCTGGGCAGCAGCAGGCCACCACCACGCACCCCGGGTTTCGGTCAGCCGCAGCATTCTTCCCATCGTTGACGCGGAGGACAGCCGTTACTTTGCCGGCAGTGCACTGCGGGACGGCCGCGACCAGGTGGGCATCATCGACGGACTGACCGCGCGGTTCGGGAAAAGCTACGTGGGCGCTCCGGACGCCCTGGCCGAAGAGCTCGCTGCCGATACCGCAGTCCAGGCCGCGGACACCCTGCTGCTCACGGTCCCCAACCAGCTCGGCGTCGGGTTCAACACCAAGCTGCTGGGCACCGTGGCCCGCTACGTCGCCCCCGCCCTTGGCTGGAAGGCGGCCCGGACCTGA
- a CDS encoding YidH family protein: protein MTNSEPRAHAATTPSRGKIAERLLPGGEEPDPRFTLANERTFLAWIRTSLALLAGGIAIEAFTSDLFLEPVRKGLAVLLLLMGMLLSAGSALRWLRVERSMRNKAPLPLPLIVPLLAGAGALAAAVLLVFILWR from the coding sequence GTGACCAACAGCGAGCCGCGCGCCCATGCCGCCACCACGCCGTCGCGGGGGAAGATCGCTGAGCGGCTCCTGCCCGGAGGCGAGGAACCGGATCCGCGCTTCACCCTCGCCAACGAGCGCACGTTCCTGGCGTGGATCCGGACGTCCCTTGCGCTGCTGGCCGGCGGCATCGCCATCGAGGCGTTCACGTCAGACCTGTTCCTGGAGCCTGTCCGGAAGGGCCTGGCGGTGCTGCTGCTCCTCATGGGAATGCTGCTGAGCGCAGGCTCTGCTTTGCGGTGGCTGCGGGTGGAACGCAGTATGCGCAACAAAGCCCCGCTGCCGCTGCCGCTCATAGTCCCGCTACTGGCGGGGGCAGGTGCGCTGGCGGCTGCCGTCTTACTCGTCTTTATCCTCTGGCGCTGA
- a CDS encoding DUF202 domain-containing protein yields MAAFRPAGSHGDPGLQPERTTLAWGRTVLALVTVSAIFLRWLPRHGLPILLLFAVSAAAALAIYVTQRRRYRASSRGLLREKVDADITAVLWTAFAGVALGGLGIAVVLTG; encoded by the coding sequence GTGGCCGCTTTCCGCCCTGCCGGCAGCCACGGCGACCCCGGGCTGCAACCGGAGCGGACCACCCTCGCCTGGGGCAGGACCGTTCTGGCACTGGTGACGGTCAGCGCCATCTTCCTGCGCTGGCTCCCCCGGCACGGCCTCCCGATCCTTTTGCTGTTCGCCGTGTCGGCTGCCGCTGCGCTGGCCATTTACGTGACGCAGCGGCGCCGGTACAGGGCCAGCTCCCGCGGCCTTTTGAGGGAAAAGGTCGACGCCGACATCACTGCCGTGCTTTGGACGGCTTTTGCGGGCGTTGCGCTGGGCGGCCTGGGCATCGCGGTGGTCCTCACGGGCTAG
- a CDS encoding DUF2630 family protein: protein MNDEDLLARIQALVEEEHTLREGSGDGQAPDQNRLRQVEERLDQCWDLLRQRRAKAESGENPNDAEARPVNEVEGYKQ, encoded by the coding sequence ATGAACGACGAAGATCTTTTGGCCCGCATCCAGGCCCTGGTGGAGGAGGAACACACCCTCCGCGAAGGATCCGGAGACGGCCAGGCGCCGGACCAGAACCGGCTCCGGCAGGTTGAAGAACGGCTGGACCAGTGCTGGGACCTGCTCCGCCAGCGCCGGGCCAAAGCGGAGTCCGGAGAAAATCCCAATGACGCCGAAGCCCGGCCCGTCAATGAAGTCGAGGGCTACAAGCAGTAG
- a CDS encoding carbon-nitrogen hydrolase family protein, with product MRLAVAQIISSADLEANLELIREYATEAKAAGAALVVFPEAAMRAFGHSLSDIAEPLNGPWAEKVRALANELGIAIVVGMFTPGKDGRVRNTLLVTGPGVETSYDKVHLFDAFGFQESRTVDAGTDPVTFEVNGTVFGLATCYDVRFPALFTANARAGAQVNIVCASWGAGEGKAEQWDLLVRARALDSTSFVVACGQGDPETVGAGPAGAAPTGIGHSAVITPLGSAVVALGGKPELAVVDIDPSAVDEVRTRLPVLANARQF from the coding sequence ATGCGTCTGGCAGTCGCCCAGATCATCAGCAGCGCAGACCTTGAGGCCAACCTGGAGTTGATCCGGGAATATGCCACCGAGGCCAAGGCAGCCGGGGCGGCCCTGGTGGTTTTCCCGGAAGCTGCCATGCGCGCCTTTGGCCACTCCTTGAGCGACATCGCGGAACCGCTGAACGGTCCGTGGGCTGAAAAGGTCCGCGCCCTCGCCAACGAACTGGGCATAGCGATCGTGGTGGGGATGTTCACGCCCGGGAAGGACGGCCGGGTCCGCAACACCCTGCTGGTCACCGGCCCCGGTGTGGAAACGTCTTACGACAAGGTGCACCTCTTCGACGCTTTCGGGTTCCAGGAGTCCAGGACCGTGGACGCGGGAACGGACCCGGTGACCTTTGAAGTCAACGGCACGGTGTTTGGCCTGGCCACCTGTTACGACGTTCGCTTCCCTGCCCTGTTCACGGCCAATGCCCGTGCGGGGGCACAGGTGAACATCGTCTGCGCCTCGTGGGGAGCAGGGGAAGGCAAAGCCGAACAGTGGGACCTCCTGGTGCGGGCCCGTGCACTGGACAGCACTTCCTTCGTGGTGGCCTGCGGCCAAGGTGACCCCGAAACCGTCGGAGCCGGCCCGGCGGGCGCAGCGCCGACCGGCATCGGCCACAGTGCCGTCATCACTCCCCTGGGTTCAGCGGTAGTTGCGCTGGGCGGGAAGCCCGAACTCGCCGTCGTCGATATTGATCCCTCAGCGGTGGACGAAGTACGCACCAGGCTTCCAGTGCTGGCCAACGCCCGCCAGTTCTGA
- a CDS encoding ammonium transporter: protein MEISAQQVWLMISAAMVLLMTPGLGLFYGGMTRAKAALNMIMMSFISAGIVGVIWVLWGYSMTTGDGVLGIFGNPFANFGLQNLMGSPDLIKAGYSATFAIITVALISGAIADRAKFSAWAVFVPIWITVVYCPLAYMIWGGGLMSGGAISAVFGQVIDFAGGAVVEISSGTAALVLAVIVGQRHGFAKDPNHRPHNIPFIMLGAAILWFGWFGFNGGAATSAEQAGLIWINTLVTPAAAMLSWLVAEKIRHGHPTSLGAASGVVAGLVAITPSCANISPVAAIGLGLVAGAACAVFVDLKYRFGLDDSLDVVGVHLGAGLIGTLALGFIAFPVDGQGGGLFYGGGVQQLIAQTAAVVITLLLSGIGTLIIGRAINKTIGFRVSREAETAGVDLSEHAESAYAFGETGNGFRPLSHAIPHAAAASHAPAESSSPANGNTAQRHAKEDSFA, encoded by the coding sequence GTGGAGATTTCTGCCCAACAAGTCTGGCTGATGATCTCAGCGGCGATGGTACTGTTGATGACCCCCGGGCTTGGCCTCTTCTACGGCGGCATGACCCGTGCCAAGGCAGCCCTGAACATGATCATGATGAGCTTCATCTCCGCCGGGATCGTCGGCGTCATCTGGGTTCTGTGGGGCTACTCCATGACCACAGGCGACGGCGTGCTCGGCATCTTCGGCAATCCCTTCGCCAACTTCGGACTGCAGAACCTGATGGGCTCCCCGGACCTGATCAAGGCCGGCTACAGCGCCACGTTTGCGATCATCACCGTTGCCCTGATCAGCGGCGCCATTGCCGACCGCGCCAAGTTCAGCGCCTGGGCCGTTTTTGTGCCCATCTGGATCACCGTGGTGTACTGCCCGCTCGCCTACATGATCTGGGGCGGCGGCCTGATGAGCGGCGGAGCCATCAGCGCTGTTTTTGGCCAGGTCATCGACTTCGCCGGCGGCGCAGTGGTGGAGATCAGTTCCGGCACGGCGGCCCTTGTCCTTGCCGTGATCGTCGGCCAGCGCCACGGCTTCGCCAAGGACCCCAACCACCGCCCGCACAACATCCCCTTCATCATGCTGGGCGCTGCCATCCTCTGGTTCGGCTGGTTCGGCTTCAACGGCGGCGCCGCAACCTCCGCGGAACAGGCCGGCCTGATCTGGATCAACACACTGGTGACGCCCGCTGCCGCCATGCTCAGCTGGCTGGTCGCGGAAAAGATCCGCCATGGGCACCCCACCTCCCTTGGCGCAGCCTCCGGTGTTGTGGCCGGCCTGGTTGCCATTACCCCTTCCTGCGCCAACATCAGCCCGGTGGCTGCTATCGGCCTGGGCCTGGTGGCTGGAGCGGCCTGCGCCGTCTTCGTGGACCTCAAGTACCGCTTTGGCCTGGACGACTCCCTGGACGTGGTGGGAGTGCACCTGGGCGCCGGCCTTATTGGCACCCTGGCACTTGGCTTCATCGCCTTCCCGGTGGACGGCCAGGGCGGTGGGCTCTTCTATGGTGGCGGCGTACAGCAGCTCATTGCCCAGACCGCGGCCGTGGTCATCACACTGCTGCTTTCGGGCATCGGCACCTTGATCATTGGCCGCGCCATCAACAAGACCATCGGATTCCGGGTCAGCCGCGAGGCAGAGACCGCGGGTGTGGACCTGTCCGAGCACGCCGAGAGCGCGTACGCCTTCGGGGAAACCGGCAACGGTTTCCGTCCCCTGAGCCACGCCATTCCCCACGCCGCTGCCGCCTCGCACGCTCCGGCCGAATCCAGTTCTCCGGCCAACGGAAACACTGCACAGCGGCACGCCAAGGAAGACTCCTTCGCCTGA